ATTCCCTGGACAGATCTCGGACGAGGAACCTTCCTCGGCGCCACGTTGCACGAAGTGGCCCACGTCGTCGCCGCGGCCTACCCCTTCGGTCCTACGGTGACGAACGACGCGCTCCTCGTCAAGTTGACCCGCGTCGCGCTCCTCGTACCCATCGCCCTGGGCATCGGACTTTTCTGGCGCGAAAAAACGACCCCGCCGGGTTCTCCCGGCAAGACGCGCGCGCGGCCGCCCTTCCCTTGGTTCGTCTTGGGGTTTCTCGCCGTCGCCCTTCTCGGGAGCTTCGTTCCCGTACCGCCCTCCCTTCGCCAGGGGACGATCGACCTCGCCTCCTTCCTCCTCACCACCGCCATGACGGCCATTGGCCTGAGCGCGGACTTCGTCACGCTTCGCCGCCTAGGGTATCGGGCCTTTGCCGTCGGAGCCCTCGCGAGCGTGTTCCTCGTCCTCGTAGATGGCCTCCTCGTCTCGCTCCTCCTCCGCTGAGGCTCGCACCGCACGGGCAAAGGCGGAGAGGAGGAGGTTTCCCTCCCCGAGCCGCGTGACGAGGTGAAAGCGCCGGACGAAGCGGGGCGCCAAAGGCCCCGTAAGCGGCCTACACGCCGCGACGCGCACCGTGGAGGAAGCGAGGACCCGCTCGGGGAGGAGGGCAACGCCGAGACCCGCCGCGACCCCTTCGAGGATGGCGTGCATACTCCCCAAAGTGAGCGTTTGAACGGGAAGGATGCCCAGCGCCTGCCACAGGCCTTCCGTGAGCGCCCGCGTTCCCGAACCCGGTTCGCGCACGAGCCAACGCGCCCGAGCGAGAACTCCACAGGCGTCGTCCTCCTTCCAAGTCCTGCAGGCGGCGTTCCGCCTTCGGAGGCGCAAACCGCCCGCTTCGGAAAAACACCGGCATGCCGCGCAAATCTCGCGACCACCTACGGGTGCGGCAAAGGTGAGGACGTCGAGGAGCACGGGAACCTTGCGCAAGGTCGGTCGAGGCGGCACGTCGCCTTCGACGAGAGCGCCAACCGCTTCGCGCCGTTCGAGGGCGAGGATGGCCTCTTCCGTATTTCCGAGGAGAAGGCGTACGTCTATCCCGGGATGACGGGTGAGAAAACCCGGGAGAATTCGGGGCAAGAGGTATTCGCCGACCGTCCGGCTCGCCGCGAGAGAAAGCACCCCGGAAAGGTCGTCGCGAGCTTCGGAAGAAAGTTCGCCTAAAGCGGCATCCCAGCGCTCGAGGATGTCCCGGACGTGGGTCGCCCACGCTTCACCCGCTTTCGTGAGCGCTACGCCGCGGGTGCCGCGGACGAAGAGGCGTACGCCCAAGGCGCCCTCGAGCTGACGTACGGCTTCGCTCACCGTAGACGGAGCGAGATAGAGGGCTTGCGCCGCCCGGCTCATGCTCCCCGTGGCGGCAACCTCGAGAAAGACGCGCAACGTACGGAAGTCCACCTCGTCGAGGAGCATCGTCCCCCGGCCTCCCTGCTCCTTTTGCGTCGCAAACGCCTCGGAATTTCGGGGAGTCGTCCGAGGACAGAGGAAACCGACCTCGTAGATTCGATCGTAGCGCAAGGAGGGAAAGCTATGCACGACCCGAAGGACCGTCCTCTCTCTCGCCGCCCAGAAGGTCCTTCCGGATCCGACGAAGAGGCTCTCTTGAGCTCGGCGACCCCCCCTCGTACCCTTCTCGTAGCCCTAGACGGCTCACCCCCCTCCCTCGCCGCCGCCGGCTACGCCCTCGCCCTGGGCGTCGTCCTCGGCTCCCGCCTTCACGCCGTGTACGTCGATCCGGACGGCGAAGGAGACCCCGAACCCCTTCCCGAAGATGAGGGGCGCCTACACGAAATCCCCCTGGAAGGGCACGCCGTCCAGGGGATTCGCGGGCTGTACCTCCTCGCCCGCGCAGCCGCGCAAAAAGGCACCCAGGTTCGGCTCTGGGTGGCGCGCGGAAACATCGTGGACGGAATCCTGCGTACGGCGACACACGTCGATGCCAACGCCATCTTTATGGGAAACACGGGACGTTCGGGATTGGGTAGGCTCCTCCTCGGCAGCGTCGCCGAGGAAGTCCTCCGCCGCTCCCACCTTCCCGTCACCGTCGTCCGGGGGACGTCCGGGATTTCGTGACCCCTTGAAGGCCTTCCCCGTTCTCGGGCTACGGTCTCTCCGTCCGTCAGACGAGGTGGCAAGCGACGAAGTGGCCGGGGGTGACTTCCCGGAAGGCCGGAGGTTCCTCCGCACAGCGCTTTTCCGCAAACGGACAGCGGGTATGGAAGGGGCAGCCACCCGGAGGATCGGCGGGATTCGGGATGTCCCCCTTGAGGAGGATGCGTTCGCGCGTACGCCGAGCCCGCGGATCCGGGACGGGGACGGCAGAAAGAAGCGCCTTCGTATACGGGTGGAGCGGACGGGCAAAGAGCTCCTCGCGCGGGGCGAACTCCACGATCTTCCCGAGATACATCACCGCCACGTCGTCGCTCATGAACTCCACGACACTCAAATCGTGGGAAATGAAGAGGTACGTGAGCCCCAACGTCTCCTTGAGGTCCATGAGGAGGTTCAAAATCTGCGCCTGTACGGAGACGTCGAGGGCGGAAACGGGCTCGTCGAGCACGATGAACTCGGGCCGAAGCGCCAGCGCGCGGGCGATCCCGATGCGCTGGCGTTGTCCCCCAGAAAACTCGTGGAGATAGCGGTCGTAGTGCTCGGGCTCCAACCCTACCCGCGCGAGAACTTCTTCCACCTGCGCCCGCACGTCCCCGGGTGCGGCCAACCCGTGCTCGAGCAAGGGCTCGGCAATTGCGTCTCCTACTCGCATCTTGGGGTTGAGGGAACTGAACGGATCTTGAAACACCATTTGCATCTTCGGTCGAAGGCTCCGGAGTTCGCGCCGCCCCAGGGCGTACACGTCCCTTCCGCGGTAGAAGACGGAGCCTTCCGTTTTAGGGACGAGGCGGAGGAGCGCCCTGCCCACGGTAGACTTACCGCTTCCCGATTCGCCTACGAGGCCGAGGACCGACCCCTGTCGAATGCGAATGTCCACGCCGTCTACCGCCCGAACGTACCCTACGGGACGGCGGAGAATCCCTCCGAGGATGGGGAAGTAGACACGAAGGCCGTCGGCAACGACGAGGAAATCCTTCCCAGGCGACAAAGCGGTCGCGTCGGGTTGCGCGAGCGTCACGCCTCCTTCACCTCCAGGTGACAGGCGACGAAGTGCCCCGGGCCCACCTCGACGTAGGGTGGGAAAACGGTGCGGCAATGCGGCATGCGGAAGGTGCAGCGGTCGAAAAAGGCGCAACCCGGGGGAAGATTGAGGAGGTTGGGAACCTGTCCGGGAATCGCGTAGAGGCGGCGCTCGCGCCGGCCGATCACCGGCTTTGCGCGCAACAGTCCACGGGTGTAGGGATGGCGAGGATCGTCGAAAATCGCCTCCACAGGTCCCGCTTCCACGATGCGCCCCGCGTACATGACGAGTACATAGTCCGCCATCTCGGCCACGACTCCGAGGTCGTGGGTGATGAGGAGGAGGGCCATGTTTCGTTCCTCGCGCAAGGTACGGAGGAGGTCGAGAATCTGCGCCTGGATTGTCACGTCCAGGGCGGTCGTCGGCTCGTCGGCGATCACGAGATCCGGGTTGTTTGCGATGGCGATGGCGATCCCCACCCGTTGACGCATGCCGCCCGAAAGTTCGTGGGGGTACGAGCTCACCACGCCTTCCGGCCGCGGGATCCCCACCTGCCGCAAAAGTTCCACCGCCCTCTCCCACGCCTCCTTGCGGTCAAAAAGGGTGTGGGCGAGCAGGGCTTCCGCGATTTGTTCGCCGACAGGGAGGACGGGGTTGAGGGCGGTCATCGGCTCTTGAAAGACGAATCCGATTTCTCCTCCGCGGATTCGGCGGAGCTCCCGTTCCGGAAGCCGGACGAGTTCGCGTCCTTTAAAGAGGATTTCTCCGCCTACGATCTTCCCAGGAGGGTCGATCAACCGAAGGAAGGATAGGGCCGTCATGCTCTTTCCACTTCCGGACTCACCGACCAAGCTCACCGTCTGTCCGCGCTCGACGGTGAAGCTCACCCCGTCGACGGCCTTCACCACGCCTTCCGGCGTAAAGAAGTGCACGCGCAGGTCCCGAACGTCCACGAGTGGCTGCGTCATCGTCGGCCTCCTTCTCCTACCGCACCCGACGCTGCGTGCGGGGGTCCAACGTGTCGCGCAGGGCGTCGCCAAGGATGTTGATCGCGAGCACCGTAACGAGAATCGCTACGCCGGGAGGGATCCAAAGCCACGGCCTCTTTTTGAAGTCGATGAGGTTATTGGCGGCGGAGAGCATCTGCCCCCAGGAAGGCGTCGGCGGGATCACCCCAAGGCCGAGAAAGCTCAACGCCGACTCGACGACAATCGCCCCAGCGACGGCGAGGGTGCCGCTCACGATGATCGTCGCGGCAACGTTGGGAAGAAGGTGATGCAGGAGCTTCCGCCGATCGGAAAGGCCCAAAACTTCGGTGGCGAGCATGAACTCCTGCTCCCGCAGGCTCAGTACCTGGCTTCGGACCAGACGGGCCAACCCCATCCAACTGAGGCCGCCGATGAGAAGCATGAGGACAAAGATGCGCTTTTCGGGAGGGAACTTGAGGTCGGAAAGAACCGCGCCTACTGTGATGAAGAGGGGAAGGGCGGGCAAGGCGAAGAGGATGTCCACGAGGCGCATGAGCAAGGTGTCCGTCCAGCCCCCGTAAAACCCCGCGAGGAGACCCACGGTAGTCCCGATGGCGACGAGGATGGCTGTGGCGATGATCCCCACGGTGAGCGAAATCCTCCCACCCTCCATGAGGCGAAGGAGGACGTCCCGACCAAGGTTGTCGGTGCCCAACCAGTGTTCGGCACTGGGCGGACGGTTCCCCTGGGAAACGTCCGCCTTTGCTCCGGCATACGGGGAGAGAAGCGGACCGACAAAGGCGAAAAGGAACATAAAGACGAGGAGGGAAATTCCCACAATCGCACGGGGGTTTCGGATGAGGCGTGCGAACACGTCTCCCCACTGCGAACGGTGGCGCCTGCGGCCCTTCGACGGCGGGTGTCCCCCTACGCGTGTTTCCTCCCCACGCCCGTCCATGTGCACTCCCTCCTGCGACTCGTCGGATTGTCTATCTGTGGCGTACGCGCGGATCGGCTACGCCGTAGAGGACGTCGGCGAGGATGTTCGCGAGGATCGTGAGAACGGCGAGAAAGAGGGTAAACCCCATGACGAGCGGGTAATCCCGGTTGTATACCCCGCTTAGGGCTACCTTGCCGATCCCCGGCCAGTTGAAGATCTGCTCCGTGATCATCGCCCCGGCGAAGAGGCCGGGGAGTTCGAGGGTGAAAAGGGTGATGAGGGGGAGGAGCACGTTGCGGAAGACGTGCTTCTGAAGGACGATGCGCTCCCGAAGGCCCTTCGCCCGTGCCGTACGCACGAAGTCCTGACGGATCACCTCGAGGACGTTGGCCCGAACGTAGCGCGTGAGGCCGCCGATGCTGAGAAGCGTGAGCGTAAGCACCGGAAGGACCATGTGGTGGGCCACGTCCAAAATGTGCTCCCACCCCGTAAAGTCCGAACCCGTCGTCGTCATCCCGCCCAAGGGAAAGATGGGGATGTCCACGGCGAGCCACTTGAGAAGGAGAAGGCCGAGGAAAAACGAGGGAAAGGACATCGTAGCGTAGACGAAGAGCGTGACGAGGGAATCGAACCAACTGTATTGTTTTAGGGCGGAAAAAAAGCCGATGAACAGGGCAAACAGCCATTCGAAGAACATCACCGTAGCGGCGATGAGGAAGGAATTCCACATAAACGTTTGAATCACTTCCGTAACCGGCTTTTGAAACATGTAGGAGATGCCGAGGTCCCCCCGCA
This is a stretch of genomic DNA from Brockia lithotrophica. It encodes these proteins:
- a CDS encoding LysR family transcriptional regulator, with translation MHSFPSLRYDRIYEVGFLCPRTTPRNSEAFATQKEQGGRGTMLLDEVDFRTLRVFLEVAATGSMSRAAQALYLAPSTVSEAVRQLEGALGVRLFVRGTRGVALTKAGEAWATHVRDILERWDAALGELSSEARDDLSGVLSLAASRTVGEYLLPRILPGFLTRHPGIDVRLLLGNTEEAILALERREAVGALVEGDVPPRPTLRKVPVLLDVLTFAAPVGGREICAACRCFSEAGGLRLRRRNAACRTWKEDDACGVLARARWLVREPGSGTRALTEGLWQALGILPVQTLTLGSMHAILEGVAAGLGVALLPERVLASSTVRVAACRPLTGPLAPRFVRRFHLVTRLGEGNLLLSAFARAVRASAEEERDEEAIYEDEEHAREGSDGKGPIP
- a CDS encoding universal stress protein, which gives rise to MHDPKDRPLSRRPEGPSGSDEEALLSSATPPRTLLVALDGSPPSLAAAGYALALGVVLGSRLHAVYVDPDGEGDPEPLPEDEGRLHEIPLEGHAVQGIRGLYLLARAAAQKGTQVRLWVARGNIVDGILRTATHVDANAIFMGNTGRSGLGRLLLGSVAEEVLRRSHLPVTVVRGTSGIS
- a CDS encoding ABC transporter ATP-binding protein translates to MTLAQPDATALSPGKDFLVVADGLRVYFPILGGILRRPVGYVRAVDGVDIRIRQGSVLGLVGESGSGKSTVGRALLRLVPKTEGSVFYRGRDVYALGRRELRSLRPKMQMVFQDPFSSLNPKMRVGDAIAEPLLEHGLAAPGDVRAQVEEVLARVGLEPEHYDRYLHEFSGGQRQRIGIARALALRPEFIVLDEPVSALDVSVQAQILNLLMDLKETLGLTYLFISHDLSVVEFMSDDVAVMYLGKIVEFAPREELFARPLHPYTKALLSAVPVPDPRARRTRERILLKGDIPNPADPPGGCPFHTRCPFAEKRCAEEPPAFREVTPGHFVACHLV
- a CDS encoding ABC transporter ATP-binding protein, coding for MTQPLVDVRDLRVHFFTPEGVVKAVDGVSFTVERGQTVSLVGESGSGKSMTALSFLRLIDPPGKIVGGEILFKGRELVRLPERELRRIRGGEIGFVFQEPMTALNPVLPVGEQIAEALLAHTLFDRKEAWERAVELLRQVGIPRPEGVVSSYPHELSGGMRQRVGIAIAIANNPDLVIADEPTTALDVTIQAQILDLLRTLREERNMALLLITHDLGVVAEMADYVLVMYAGRIVEAGPVEAIFDDPRHPYTRGLLRAKPVIGRRERRLYAIPGQVPNLLNLPPGCAFFDRCTFRMPHCRTVFPPYVEVGPGHFVACHLEVKEA
- the opp4C gene encoding oligopeptide ABC transporter permease codes for the protein MDGRGEETRVGGHPPSKGRRRHRSQWGDVFARLIRNPRAIVGISLLVFMFLFAFVGPLLSPYAGAKADVSQGNRPPSAEHWLGTDNLGRDVLLRLMEGGRISLTVGIIATAILVAIGTTVGLLAGFYGGWTDTLLMRLVDILFALPALPLFITVGAVLSDLKFPPEKRIFVLMLLIGGLSWMGLARLVRSQVLSLREQEFMLATEVLGLSDRRKLLHHLLPNVAATIIVSGTLAVAGAIVVESALSFLGLGVIPPTPSWGQMLSAANNLIDFKKRPWLWIPPGVAILVTVLAINILGDALRDTLDPRTQRRVR
- a CDS encoding ABC transporter permease; this encodes MWRYVVRRLLESIPTFIGASIVIFLAYSLAPGDVFTSRILNDTNITPERIAELRALYGLDQPLYLRYLHWMGQVLRGDLGISYMFQKPVTEVIQTFMWNSFLIAATVMFFEWLFALFIGFFSALKQYSWFDSLVTLFVYATMSFPSFFLGLLLLKWLAVDIPIFPLGGMTTTGSDFTGWEHILDVAHHMVLPVLTLTLLSIGGLTRYVRANVLEVIRQDFVRTARAKGLRERIVLQKHVFRNVLLPLITLFTLELPGLFAGAMITEQIFNWPGIGKVALSGVYNRDYPLVMGFTLFLAVLTILANILADVLYGVADPRVRHR